The genomic window CGTCCGCCCAGGAGGTCGAACTCACGCAGACCGCCCTCCCGGTCGGCGGGCCTTCCGACCCGTACGGAACCGTGTCCGAGAGCGGCGAGTTCGGTGGCGAGCCGCTCGATCTCCGCCACGACGCCGGGTGGCAGCCCTGCGGTGATGCACTCGGCGCTGGGGTTGTAGTCCCAGGACCAGTCCGTGGCCGGGCCACGAGCCCACTCCGTCACAGACCCGCCTCGGCTTCGGCGGCCTCCCGGATCGCCCGGATCTCGGCGATAGCCTCGGAGGGATCCTGTTCACCCGTGTCCACGATCCGCTCCAGCTCACGCAGGCGCCCAGCGCGCGCCGGGTGCCGCTCAATCGCGACGAACACGGCCCACGAGTGGACGAACGCGCGCAGCGGCGCGAGACTCTGCGTCTGCTGTGCGTTCGTCGTCGCCTCGAACAGGTGCTGGGTGAGTGCCGGGACACGGCTCGGCGCGATCCGGGCGACCGCGGCGCGGAGCGCGTCCGGAGTGAGCTCAGGCATGGGAATCAGCGGTCCGTACGGGCCGTCGCTCTGAGCACTCACGGTGACCTCCGGTGCTGGTGGTTCGCTCCTCGTACGGTACCGGCGGAGGCTCCGGCGCGATGCCGGGACAGCGCGGGCCACCTGATTCACTCGCCGCATGCCCTATGCCACCGCCCGTTGGCCGCATGGCGACGGCAGTCGCGGCAGCGGCCCGGGCCGTGGGCGCGGAACCCCCTGTCGCAGCCGTCGCAGTTCCGCATCCGGGCAGGCAGGGCCGTGGCGGCGGTAGTGGTCGACAGCGGCGGACGGGGCGGCGAGACTGCCGGTGGCGGAGTACGGCTGTGGGAGAGACCCCGCGCTCCAGCCAGGTGACCACGACCGATGTGAGACGGCGTACGTCGCGCTCGGTCAGCAGGAGGCGTGAGTCGTACGTGCGCAGGTCGGCGAGGAGGCGGGCCGCGGTGCGGTGCTCGAAATGCGCGATGGAATGATCCGGGCGCAGGCGCTCTCGCCCCGCGAGTCGCGGACCTTCATCGAAAAAGTACTGGGAGAACAGACATGACCTCCGCGCTCGGGTGGTTCAAGAGCAGCTACAGCGGCAACGACGAGCCCGACTGCGTCGAGGTCGCCATGGCCCCCACCAACACCACCGTCCACGTCCGCGACTCCAAGGACCAGCAGGGCGCACAACTCGCCTTTACGAACGGCTCGTGGACGGCGTTCGTCGGCTCCTACTCCGCCGCGTAACGCGCCTGGAAGCGGGCCGCCACGAGGAAGCCACTTACCGGCTCCCGCCATGCCGTGGATGTGGAACACGAACGTGTGTCGCTCATCCTCGGGCGCGGTACCGAAGTTCCCCCGGAACAGGTCGAGTTCAGGCGGGAGCCAAGTGGGCGCGTAGTCCCAGCGACACGCCGTGCAGGCGGCGTGTCGCTGGGACCCTCACGCCACTTGTAGCCGGCACTCAGCAGAGGCAGGGCTCGGTGCCCCAGCCCAGTTGGTTGATGTCGCTGTCGTCCAGAGCGCCGGCGAACGCGTGCACCTCGTCGACGTCGCCGTGAAGGTACTCCCCCCAGCCGTTGCCGACCTGAGCCCGGCCGACCTGGAGCGGGCCGGAGCTGGGCAGGCCGCCCGCGAAGTCGGCGGTGGATCCGGTGTCGAGGGCGCCGTCCAGGTAGAGCTTGATCCTGTCGGTGGCGTCGTCGTAGACGACCGCGATCCGGTGCCCCTCGCCCTCTCCCCCGTCGGCCATCGCCAGCTGGGCCACGACGGTCTCCGTGGCACCCGGCTCGTCCGCGTTCGGCATGAGCAGCTGCCAGGCGTACGAGGAGGGCTCGTACCGCACCCTGAACGCGTCGGTGTGCTCACCACTCTGGGAGAGCACGGTCATCGGACGGGTCGGCTCGGCGTCCGCGAGGCGTACGACCACGCCGACGGAGAAGCTGTCGGACGTGTCGACGACGGGCCCCTCCGTGGCCGCGTGCCCCGTCTCGCCGTCGAGCGCCAGATGGCCGTCACCGACGAGCGCGTACGGCACCACGGGGCAGTCGGGGTCGAGGTCCGGGAGGCAGGAGCCGTCCGGGCCGCGATGGATCGTCGCGCCGGGGCCCAGCTTCAGCGGCGCACCGCCACCCTGGTCGGGACTGGCGCCGTCCGACGCGTTCTCCAACGACCAGTGGCCGAGCGCCCGTGGCTTGCGGTGCGCCAGTTCGGCTGCCTCGTCGGGTACGACGACCCGGTCGTGGACCCTGATGTCACCGAGTTCGCCGTGCCAGTGGTCGCGGTAGGAGTCGCCGTCGCGGGCGCGGCCGATCTGGAAGGCGCCGACGGCTTCGCCCGGTACGGCCTCGGCCGTCGCACCGACCGGGTTGCCGTTGACATACAGCTGGGCCTTGCCCGTCTCCGCGTCGTACACGCCCAGCACGTGGGCCCACTCCCCGGTCTCGGGTGCGCCGCCCGACACTCGGGCACCGCCGACGGTGAACGACCAGACGGGAGCCTCGTCCCGGGTGGTCAGACCGAGGGCGAAGCCCGTTGCCCCGTCCGCGTCCTGGCCTGCGACGGTCATGTCCCGGTCGGTCCGCGCTGGACGTGCCCAGGCGCTCACCGCGAACGTCCCGCGCGGGTCGGCGACGGCCGGGGCGTCCGGAGTGAGGTAGCCGTCACCAGTGCCGTTCAGGGTGGCTGTGGAGGCGAGGCCCGTGCCCGTGGGCGCCGGTCCGCCGAAGGTGACGCCACCGCCGGCGTCGGCCGCGGTACCGGTCTCGGCCGCCGCGGTCGTGGAGCCCTCGGGATCGCCGAGCTTCCAGTGCGCGACGGGGGCGCGGCCGGACTTCACGAAGAAGCGGTACGACGTCTCGCCGCTGCTCCGGCCGGCGCGGTCGACGGCGCGCACCGTCAGTGTGTCGGGGCCCGAGGTGAGCGGCAGGAAGGGGAGGGTCACGGGGCCACCGGGTTCGTCCGGCCTGGCGGTCCCGGACACGCCGCGGAGGAAGCCGTAGCGGTAGGCCACGACGTCGTCGGAGGGCGAGTCGACGGTGAAGTGGCCGTACACGCCCACTCCGTCCACCCACAGCACGTCCTCGGGGTACTCGGAGGACGTGACCGCCGCCTTCTCCGGGTTCGCGTCGTCGTACACGAACTCGCAGGCCGAGCCCTCACCTTCGGAGCTCCAGGGCGACTTGGCCGTACCGTCGTCGGCTCGGACGTGCCAGGAGACGACGGTGTTCGCCGGGAGGTCGTCCCACGACAGTCCGAAGGTGAACGGGCTGCCCGACGCCTTCGCGGTGGTCGTGAGGGACCTGCGTTGCTCGACGCCCTCGGTGTCCGTCCACCAGGCCTCGAACTCACCGCTGACGCGGCCGCCGTCGGTGTCGTACAGAACGGCGTTGACGAGAGGCCGCGACTCCGCGAGGAACGCCTTGCCGTCGCCTGCTCCGCACGCCTTGCCGCCGGTCTTCAGATCCTGCACGAGCGGCTGTTTCGGCGGCAGGTTCTCAGCCGCGTGCGCCACTCCGGACGTGGTCGCCACCATGGCTGCCACGGAGCACCCCATCGCCAGCAGCGCACGGCCGCCGGATCTCTTTAAGCCCTCCATCTGTCCCCTCCCCTGTGAGCTTCCTCGTGCCCGTGGGTCGCACGGGCCGGAGGAGGCTAACAGGGGGCACGGACACCGCTGAAAGGGTTTTCCGACCTGCTCGCCGCAGACGTCAGTCCAGCACCGGCAGCAGCTCCGGCAGATGCCCGTCCGAGACGCTCGCCGCCCGCTGCCGTTCCTCCGGGACCTCGCCGTACAGCGTCGTCCGCGGCCTCGCCGGGCGGTCCGCCGCGTCCGCCACCGCGATCAGGTCCTTCACCGACTTGTAGGAGCCGTACGACGAGCCCGCCATCCGGGAGATCGTCTCCTCCATCAGGGTGCCGCCGAGGTCGTTCGCGCCGGAGCGGAGCATCTCCGCCGCGCCCTCCGTACCGAGCTTCACCCAGCTCGTCTGGATGTTGGGGATGTGCGGGTGGAGCAGGAGCCGGGCCATGGCCGTCACCGCGCGGTTGTCCCGCATCGTGGGCCCGGGGCGGGAGATGCCCGCCAGATACACCGGCGCGTTGGTGTGGATGAAGGGGAGGGTCACGAACTCCGTGAAGCCGCCGGTGCGTTGCTGGATGCCGGCCAGGGTGCGCAGGTGGCCCAGCCAGTGGCGGGGCTGGTCGACGTGGCCGTACATCATCGTCGAGGAGGAGCGGATGCCCAGCTCGTGGGCGGTCGACACCACCTCGATCCACGTCGCCGTCGGCAGCTTGCCCTTCGTCAGGACCCAGCGGACCTCGTCGTCCAGGATCTCCGCCGCCGTGCCGGGGATGGTGTCGAGCCCCGCCTCCTTCGCGGCGGTCAGCCACTCGCGGATGGACAGGCCCGTCCGGGTCGCGCCGTTCACCACCTCCATCGGGGAGAAGGCGTGGACGTGCATGCCGGGGACGCGGGACTTCACCGCCTTCGCGATGTCGAAGTACGCCGTCCCCGGCAGGTCGGGGTGGATGCCGCCCTGCATGCAGACCTCGACCGCGCCGAGATCCCAGGCCTGCTGGGCCCGGTCGGCGACCTGGTCGAGGGAGAGCGTGTACGCGTCGGCGTCGGTGCGGCGCTGCGCGAAGGCGCAGAAGCGGCAGCCGGTGTAGCAGACGTTCGTGAAGTTGATGTTCCGGGTGACGATGTACGTGACGTCGTCGCCGACCGCCGACCTGCGGACGTCGTCCGCGATCCGGCACAGCGCGTCCAGGGCGGGCCCGTCCGCGTGCAGCAGGGCCAGCGCCTCGGCATCCGACAGCTTCGTGGGGTCGTCGGCCGCCGTCGCCAGCGCCGCGCGTACGTCCGTGTCGATGCGCTCGGGGACCATGCCGGGGGCCGCCGCCTCGCGCAGGGCGCCCCAGTCGCCGTAGACGGAGTCGAAGTCGTCGCGGCGGTCGGACGTACGGCCCTCGGTGTCGATCGAGGTGTGCAGATCCGTCCGGCCGGCGGCGACGAAGACCTCCTCCGGCTCCTGCCACGGCCGGCCCTCGACGACCGCGTCCGGCAGGGCGAGGCCCGTCTCGGGGTCCGCCAGCGCCCGTACGTGCGGCAGCAGACGCGGGTCCAGCCACGGCTCGCCGCGCGACACGAACTCCGGGTACACGCACAGCCGTTCCCGCAGCTCGAAGCCGGCGGCGCGGGACCGCTCGGCGAGTTCCTCGATCTGCGGCCAGGGGCGCTCGGGGTTCACATGGTCGATGGTGAGAGGTGACACTCCGCCCCAGTCGTCGATCCCGGCGCCGATGAGCCGCTCGTACTCGCTGTCGACGAGGTTCGGCGGGGCCTGGATGCAGCCGGCGGGGCCCATGATGTGCCGGGCGACGGCCACCGTGGCGACCAGCTCGTCCAGCTCCGCGTCCGGCATGCCGCGCATCGCGGTGTCCGGCTTGGCGCGGAAGTTCTGGATGATCAGTTCCTGGATGCCGTGGTACGACCGGGAGACCTTCCGGAGCGCGAACAACGACTCCGCGCGCTCCTCGTACGTCTCGCCGATCCCGATGAGGACACCGGACGTGAAGGGGACGGAGGAACGGCCGGCGTCCTCGAGGACCCGCAGCCGGACCGCCGGCTCCTTGTCGGGGGAGCCGTGGTGCGGGCCGCCCGGCTCGGACCACAGCCTCGTCGCGGTCGTCTCCAGCATCATGCCCATCGACGGGGCGACGGG from Streptomyces sp. DSM 40750 includes these protein-coding regions:
- a CDS encoding DUF397 domain-containing protein, translated to MTSALGWFKSSYSGNDEPDCVEVAMAPTNTTVHVRDSKDQQGAQLAFTNGSWTAFVGSYSAA
- a CDS encoding DUF6247 family protein produces the protein MPELTPDALRAAVARIAPSRVPALTQHLFEATTNAQQTQSLAPLRAFVHSWAVFVAIERHPARAGRLRELERIVDTGEQDPSEAIAEIRAIREAAEAEAGL
- a CDS encoding bifunctional FO biosynthesis protein CofGH → MTTSATSGTGPTDRPGGTGPTENAMRRALKRARDGVALDVTEAAVLLQARGEALDDLAASAGRVRDAGLDAAGRPGVITYSKSVFIPLTRLCRDKCHYCTFVTVPGKLRRAGHGMFMSPDEVLDVARKGAALGCKEALITLGDKPEDRWPEAREWLDAHGYDDTIAYVRAISIRILEETGLLPHLNPGVMSWTDFQRLKPVAPSMGMMLETTATRLWSEPGGPHHGSPDKEPAVRLRVLEDAGRSSVPFTSGVLIGIGETYEERAESLFALRKVSRSYHGIQELIIQNFRAKPDTAMRGMPDAELDELVATVAVARHIMGPAGCIQAPPNLVDSEYERLIGAGIDDWGGVSPLTIDHVNPERPWPQIEELAERSRAAGFELRERLCVYPEFVSRGEPWLDPRLLPHVRALADPETGLALPDAVVEGRPWQEPEEVFVAAGRTDLHTSIDTEGRTSDRRDDFDSVYGDWGALREAAAPGMVPERIDTDVRAALATAADDPTKLSDAEALALLHADGPALDALCRIADDVRRSAVGDDVTYIVTRNINFTNVCYTGCRFCAFAQRRTDADAYTLSLDQVADRAQQAWDLGAVEVCMQGGIHPDLPGTAYFDIAKAVKSRVPGMHVHAFSPMEVVNGATRTGLSIREWLTAAKEAGLDTIPGTAAEILDDEVRWVLTKGKLPTATWIEVVSTAHELGIRSSSTMMYGHVDQPRHWLGHLRTLAGIQQRTGGFTEFVTLPFIHTNAPVYLAGISRPGPTMRDNRAVTAMARLLLHPHIPNIQTSWVKLGTEGAAEMLRSGANDLGGTLMEETISRMAGSSYGSYKSVKDLIAVADAADRPARPRTTLYGEVPEERQRAASVSDGHLPELLPVLD
- a CDS encoding LamG domain-containing protein; amino-acid sequence: MVATTSGVAHAAENLPPKQPLVQDLKTGGKACGAGDGKAFLAESRPLVNAVLYDTDGGRVSGEFEAWWTDTEGVEQRRSLTTTAKASGSPFTFGLSWDDLPANTVVSWHVRADDGTAKSPWSSEGEGSACEFVYDDANPEKAAVTSSEYPEDVLWVDGVGVYGHFTVDSPSDDVVAYRYGFLRGVSGTARPDEPGGPVTLPFLPLTSGPDTLTVRAVDRAGRSSGETSYRFFVKSGRAPVAHWKLGDPEGSTTAAAETGTAADAGGGVTFGGPAPTGTGLASTATLNGTGDGYLTPDAPAVADPRGTFAVSAWARPARTDRDMTVAGQDADGATGFALGLTTRDEAPVWSFTVGGARVSGGAPETGEWAHVLGVYDAETGKAQLYVNGNPVGATAEAVPGEAVGAFQIGRARDGDSYRDHWHGELGDIRVHDRVVVPDEAAELAHRKPRALGHWSLENASDGASPDQGGGAPLKLGPGATIHRGPDGSCLPDLDPDCPVVPYALVGDGHLALDGETGHAATEGPVVDTSDSFSVGVVVRLADAEPTRPMTVLSQSGEHTDAFRVRYEPSSYAWQLLMPNADEPGATETVVAQLAMADGGEGEGHRIAVVYDDATDRIKLYLDGALDTGSTADFAGGLPSSGPLQVGRAQVGNGWGEYLHGDVDEVHAFAGALDDSDINQLGWGTEPCLC